In the genome of Streptomyces aquilus, the window TGACGTCCTGGGCGGTGTCACCGATCGGGCAGTCCTCGGTCTTCGACACACAGTCCTCGGCGAAGTTGTCGAGCGCCAGCTGGAAGCCCTTCGCCTGCCCGAGCGAGCCCTGCTCGGAGTCCTCGGTCGGGTCGACGACGGCGTCGAAGACGGCCCGGCCCACCCGCTCGGGGAACAAGTGGGCGTAGACACCGCCGAGTTCGGTGCCGTACGAGATGCCGAAGTAGTGCAGCTTGTCGTCGCCCAGGACCTGGCGCATCAGGTCCATGTCGCGGGCCGCGTCCGTGGTGCGCACATGCGGCAGCACCTTCTTGGAGTTGTCCTCGCAGGCCGCGTTGAACTCCTTGGTGTTGTCCAGGAGCTTGGTGCGCTCGGCCGCGTCGTCGGGGGTGGCGTCCTGCTGGAAGTACGCGTCGAGCTGGAGGTCGTCGAGGCACTCCACGGGGGCGCTGCGGCCCACCCCGCGCGGGTCGAAGCTCACCAGGTCGTAGCGGGTGCGCAGTTTCGCGTAGTCCTCGCCGAAGGCGGGCAGCGTGGTCACGCCCGAGCCGCCGGGGCCGCCGAAGTTGAAGATCAGGGAGCCGATCCGCCTGCTCTCGTCGCCGCTCGCCTCGGCCCGGATCAGCGCCAGATCGATCGTGTCGCCCTTGGGCTCGGCCCAGTCACGGGGGGCCTTGAGGGTGGCGCACTGCCATTCGTCGCCGTTGGGCAGAGGTGACGGGGCGTCACCGCCGCCCTCCGCCGTGGACGGGGCCGGGCAGTCCTTCCAGCTCAGCTTCTGAGCCGTCAGATCCTGATCCTTGGAGTCGTCACCGCAGCCCGCCAGGACGGCGGACAGCAGGACGGCGGAGGCGGTCAGGGCAGCGGCCCGCAGACGGGGAGGGTTCGGCATGGTCCCATCCTGCGGTCGGGCAGGGCGGCCCGCTCGGGGCACGGGCCGTACGAGGTACGCGCGCGTGCCCCTCGTACGGGACACGCGCGCGTGCCTACAGCGCTCCCTTGCGGGACAGGTGGTTGAAGGCCAGCCAGCCCGGCAGCACCGGCAGCCACAGCGTCAGCAACCGGTAGAGGAGTACGGCGGGTGCGGCGACCTCGCTGGGCAGGCCCACGGCGATCAGACCGACCGTCAGGGTCGCCTCCACCGCGCCCACGCCGCCCGGCGTCGGAGCGGCGGAACCGAGCGCGTTGCCGGCGAGGAAGACGACGGCGACGCTGGCGATGCTGATCGAGGAGCCCTCGGTGCCGAAGGCGCGGATCGAGGCGTCCAGACACATCACGAAGCAGGCGGTCAGCAGGAGCATGCCGCCGATGCCGGTGAAGAGCTTCTGCGGCCGCTGCAGCACGTCGAGCATGCGCGGCACGACGCCCGCGAAGAGCGAGCGCACGCGCGTGACGACGAACTTCCGCAGGAACGGCACCGAGGTGACGACGAGGACGAGCACCGCCACCGTCAGCAGACCCGCGATGACCGTCCGGGACGGCGACAGCGACGGCGTCTTCTCGGTCCCGGTCAGATAGCCGAAGGACAGCAGCATCAGGATGTGGCAGCCGAGCCCGAAGAGCTGCGAGGCGCCGACACTGGCCACCGCCAGGCCGGGCCGCACGCCCGCGCGTTGCAGGAAGCGCGTGTTGAGGGCGACCCCGCCCACCGCGGCCGGCGCGACGATCTTCACGAACGACCCGGCGACCTGCGCCCCCACGGTCCGCATGAACGGCACCCGCTCCGGCACGAACCCCAGCAGTGACATCGCCGCCGCGAAGTAACTGGCCGCCGAGAACAGCACGGCCGCGGCGACCCAGCCCCACTCGGCGTTCTGGATGAGCGGGCCGAACTCGATGTGGGTGAGCTGCGTCAGCAGGAAGTACGCGCCGATGGCACCGGCGATGACGCTGATGAGGGTGCGCGGCCGCACCCGCTCCAGACGGGCCGGTTCGACGGGCGCCTGCGGCCTGATCAGCAGCACCTGTTGGCGGATCAGCGTGAGCAGATCCTCCTCACGCGCTTCCTCCACGGCCTCGTCGATGGCCCGCTTCTCGGCCCGCGCCTCCGCGCGTACGGCCTTCTTGTCGGGCTTGTCGAGGACCGGCGTGGCGTCCTCCTGGGCCTCGTCGAGCTTGGCCTGCTTGGCCTGCCGGGAGGCCTCCAGGATCGCGTCGCGCTCGCGCTGGGCGCGTTCCCGGGCCAGGGTGCGCAGCGTCGCGCGCGTGGAGCGGCTGAGCGCGATGGGCTGGAGCATCGGCAGACAGTCGGCGACGGCGTCCGGGCCGAGCACGCTCACCGCGGCCGCCACCGCGCGTTCGGCGCCCACGCGCAGGCCGAGCGTCACCAGCAGCTGGGAGATGTCCATGCGCAGCAGCAGGTCCCCGGCGGCGATCTCGCCGACGCGCAGATCGGTGAGGATCACGGTGCCGGAACGATCCACCAGAATCGCGTCGCCCACCAGCCTGCGGTGCGCGATCCGCCGGGACTGCAGGGCGCGCACCTGGTGCCAGGTGTCCCGCAGCAGGTCGTCGGTGATCTCCTCGTCCGCCAGCGAGTCGAGGGTGCGCCCGCCGGTGTGCTCGTAGACGAGCATCACGGCGTCGGGGCCGAGCTCGGAGGTGGCGATCAGCTTGGGCGCGTTGGCGCCGGCCGCGATGGCCGCGTAGGCGAGCAGCGCCTCCTGCTCCAGGGCCTGGCGCAGGGAGGGCAGGCTGCTGCGGGTGGCGAAGCCGCGCAGCGTCAGATTGCGCCACGCGCGGTAGAAGAACCCCTGGGCCTGCTGCTCCCGGTCGACCACCGTGACGTCCAGCGGCGGGCCGTCCTCCAGCGTGACGAAGTAGCGCCGGCCGCGGTCACCGGTCTCCGGAGTCTCCGCGGCCTCCTCGCGGGCCGCGCTCACCGGGTGGAAGCCGACGTGCCTCAGGCCCGCCATCAGCGTGCGCCCGGTGGGCCGGACGTTGGGCGAGCCGACCGCGTACAGCGTGCCGTAGGCGACGGTCCAGCCGATCAGGACCGTCAGGATGATCGAGAACGGTGTCGTGTAGCCGGTGACGAGCATCGAGAAGGCGTCGAGCATCAGCACGATCCACAGCACCGCGCGCCAGCGCGGCCTACGCGACATGCCGACCGCCGTCATGTACGCGATGACCGGCGCGAGATAGCCGTGCACCGGGTCGGTGAGGGCGTGGATGTCACC includes:
- a CDS encoding lysylphosphatidylglycerol synthase domain-containing protein, which codes for MKQQGVHPEGAESTSDASSRPGTGDADDASATSDGFDDAVHADEVEGDEPLLPARVHRPSDLMRLLVGVLAVAVLLAIAAFAHGTTSGLEQDINKGTGQAPDLLIKIAGLASSIAILLVPVAFAIERLIKRDGLRIADGVLAAVLAHGVTLATDLWVAKAAPDSIQEALTQPSPGDIHALTDPVHGYLAPVIAYMTAVGMSRRPRWRAVLWIVLMLDAFSMLVTGYTTPFSIILTVLIGWTVAYGTLYAVGSPNVRPTGRTLMAGLRHVGFHPVSAAREEAAETPETGDRGRRYFVTLEDGPPLDVTVVDREQQAQGFFYRAWRNLTLRGFATRSSLPSLRQALEQEALLAYAAIAAGANAPKLIATSELGPDAVMLVYEHTGGRTLDSLADEEITDDLLRDTWHQVRALQSRRIAHRRLVGDAILVDRSGTVILTDLRVGEIAAGDLLLRMDISQLLVTLGLRVGAERAVAAAVSVLGPDAVADCLPMLQPIALSRSTRATLRTLARERAQRERDAILEASRQAKQAKLDEAQEDATPVLDKPDKKAVRAEARAEKRAIDEAVEEAREEDLLTLIRQQVLLIRPQAPVEPARLERVRPRTLISVIAGAIGAYFLLTQLTHIEFGPLIQNAEWGWVAAAVLFSAASYFAAAMSLLGFVPERVPFMRTVGAQVAGSFVKIVAPAAVGGVALNTRFLQRAGVRPGLAVASVGASQLFGLGCHILMLLSFGYLTGTEKTPSLSPSRTVIAGLLTVAVLVLVVTSVPFLRKFVVTRVRSLFAGVVPRMLDVLQRPQKLFTGIGGMLLLTACFVMCLDASIRAFGTEGSSISIASVAVVFLAGNALGSAAPTPGGVGAVEATLTVGLIAVGLPSEVAAPAVLLYRLLTLWLPVLPGWLAFNHLSRKGAL
- a CDS encoding alpha/beta hydrolase; translated protein: MPNPPRLRAAALTASAVLLSAVLAGCGDDSKDQDLTAQKLSWKDCPAPSTAEGGGDAPSPLPNGDEWQCATLKAPRDWAEPKGDTIDLALIRAEASGDESRRIGSLIFNFGGPGGSGVTTLPAFGEDYAKLRTRYDLVSFDPRGVGRSAPVECLDDLQLDAYFQQDATPDDAAERTKLLDNTKEFNAACEDNSKKVLPHVRTTDAARDMDLMRQVLGDDKLHYFGISYGTELGGVYAHLFPERVGRAVFDAVVDPTEDSEQGSLGQAKGFQLALDNFAEDCVSKTEDCPIGDTAQDVKNRIAKLLKDLDRTPIPGVGLRKLTQTAATSGIAQSLYSKDYWEFVTDALEQAYDGNGSGLMFLADSMNGRNEDGTYSNLTAANIAINCADDKARYTDDYVEQKLPEFRSASPIFGDYLAWGMVSCTDWAVAGAADHPDVSAAGSAPILVVGNTGDPATPYAGARRMVEALGAGVGVELTYKGQGHGAYDSKNKCVQGAVNGYLLDGKVPAAGTVCS